From Deltaproteobacteria bacterium, one genomic window encodes:
- a CDS encoding ankyrin repeat domain-containing protein, translating to MDLNETLFQAIEEGNLLVFEAALKKGANVDAKNNNSSTVLMAASASGHTDIVNLLLSNGATINMRRNDGYTALMFSSLNGHMDITDILIAKGADINNQNNDGVSALMVASEMGHADIVNLLISKGADVNARPNKGSPALLAAAGGGYTDVVNLLISKGADVNVTNNDGGTALIFAAAGGGYTDVVNLLISKGANVNAKMDDKVFHSGWTALMNASVIGNAEITDLLISKGADINAQDNYGCTPLIYASQQGHTNIVSLLISRGADINAKGRGWTALMNASYDGHIDIANLLLSKGAIVNAQGSEGETALSLASDAGHTDIENLLRARGAR from the coding sequence ATGGACTTAAATGAAACATTATTTCAAGCGATAGAAGAAGGTAATCTTCTAGTATTTGAGGCAGCCCTAAAAAAAGGAGCTAATGTTGATGCCAAGAATAACAATAGTTCAACTGTTTTGATGGCTGCTTCGGCTTCAGGACATACAGACATAGTAAATCTTTTACTATCCAACGGTGCAACCATAAATATGAGAAGAAATGATGGTTACACTGCTTTAATGTTTTCTTCTTTGAACGGACATATGGATATAACGGATATTCTTATAGCAAAAGGGGCTGATATTAATAATCAGAACAATGATGGTGTATCTGCTTTAATGGTTGCTTCTGAAATGGGACATGCAGATATTGTCAATTTACTCATATCCAAAGGTGCAGATGTTAATGCGAGGCCCAACAAGGGTTCACCTGCTTTATTGGCTGCTGCTGGTGGTGGATACACAGATGTTGTCAATTTACTCATATCCAAGGGTGCAGATGTTAATGTAACTAATAATGATGGGGGGACTGCGTTAATATTTGCTGCTGCTGGTGGTGGATACACAGATGTTGTCAATTTACTCATATCTAAAGGTGCAAATGTTAATGCCAAAATGGATGATAAAGTATTTCATAGTGGATGGACTGCTTTAATGAATGCTTCTGTAATAGGGAATGCTGAGATAACCGATCTTTTGATCTCCAAAGGTGCGGATATTAATGCTCAGGATAATTACGGATGTACTCCATTGATATATGCTTCTCAGCAGGGGCATACAAATATAGTAAGTCTTTTGATATCAAGAGGAGCGGATATTAATGCGAAAGGTAGAGGATGGACGGCTTTAATGAATGCATCTTACGATGGCCACATAGATATTGCAAATTTACTCTTATCTAAGGGTGCAATTGTTAATGCGCAAGGCAGCGAAGGAGAAACCGCATTGTCACTTGCTTCGGATGCAGGGCATACCGATATAGAAAATTTATTAAGGGCTCGTGGCGCAAGATGA
- the yidD gene encoding membrane protein insertion efficiency factor YidD, with protein sequence MSIFKRIILAFIKLYQQLAPKTLRESCRFEPSCSNYMIMAIDKYGILKGVVKGFRRILNCKYPNGGIDYP encoded by the coding sequence ATGTCTATCTTTAAAAGAATAATATTAGCTTTTATTAAGCTTTATCAACAGCTTGCTCCCAAGACATTGAGGGAATCATGTAGATTTGAGCCATCCTGTTCAAATTATATGATAATGGCAATTGATAAATATGGTATTTTAAAAGGAGTTGTAAAAGGATTTCGACGAATTCTAAACTGTAAATATCCTAACGGGGGTATTGATTATCCCTAA
- a CDS encoding CHAT domain-containing protein yields MNEEEVLNFLKHGTAEEKGKAILSLSRLKDPRFNGILKEVMNLDDLHLAVMAAYALGEAGEKSGLEFLQNIFHGTTQILASEKNAINTNILEDILELPENMNQAFKLYNSSYFIESQKRLKKLFEIYSSELPKTNLSYYNDFISFSVNKTKGLLLDAMAICEFNLGNVTQAFEYSLQALAIAQKINDPQLLKTVYADLGHVHMSLGNYYSAFELLHKSLEIDESSHDPWRKKNRIFSNLSQLYLAVGQYEKAMEYIENALELSEQEHDMEGKARCLNAKGAILYNMDNVIDAASLLLEALNLSINELHDKHFQGLVLGNLAFVYYSLADIQKAEKYLGEAYGLSVSIGGKSEEKNILTTMAMVEIEKGDVSKAMEYARSTLAISTDIYDIEGQAVANFIIGSIENYSYGNFANAYTYYKEALSLSETLRKNLVLDEFKITFAGNYASMYQQMILLCMKIGNMGDAFEYIERSKSRALVDMLSPATDNIYSQVSSAKALQEINVLKEKLGFLKDQLRSRRLMLNEQTVDKRQEGIDGSIKVELIGLEKEYKKTLEDLKMKDRDQASLLSIDVVTLKEFQETLNKDTLCLEFCYTGTEVIIIAIRKDEPPLPVRIPFDETLDLEKLYNLLSALSDSSTDTRSHEYIRNAKQSLSYFYELLIQPLTDILTNIKHIIIVPHYFLHYLPFHALYDNANKQYLIDKFSISYAPSATALYFSHKKDRRKYENALILANPSNDLLYAEEEGEKIKSVFKEQGHLFTKEQASFDNLLGFQEADVVHLACHGYFRADEPIFSSIVLSDTDGKERPYFLTDIFNLKLKASLVTLSACETGLSQFTTGDELIGMSRAFFYAGAPALLTSLWTVNDRSTALLMDGFYERLICKKETKSEALKGAIRDLKAIPEYNHPYFWAPFFLSGDWQ; encoded by the coding sequence ATGAATGAGGAAGAGGTTCTAAATTTTCTCAAACATGGTACGGCTGAAGAAAAGGGCAAAGCCATTCTTAGTCTTTCGCGGCTCAAGGACCCGAGATTTAATGGCATCCTAAAAGAGGTAATGAATTTAGACGATTTGCATCTAGCTGTTATGGCAGCATATGCACTTGGAGAAGCCGGCGAGAAATCCGGATTAGAGTTTCTGCAAAACATATTTCATGGTACAACACAAATTCTTGCTTCAGAAAAGAATGCTATTAATACTAATATTCTCGAAGATATTCTGGAGCTTCCCGAGAATATGAATCAAGCGTTTAAGCTCTATAATAGTTCTTATTTTATCGAGTCACAGAAAAGGTTAAAAAAGCTTTTTGAAATTTACTCTTCAGAACTACCCAAGACGAATCTTTCATATTATAACGACTTTATCTCTTTTTCTGTTAATAAAACAAAGGGATTGCTCTTAGATGCCATGGCAATATGTGAATTCAACCTCGGAAATGTAACTCAAGCATTTGAATATAGCCTTCAGGCCTTGGCTATAGCTCAGAAAATCAACGATCCTCAGCTTTTAAAAACGGTATATGCCGATCTCGGGCACGTTCATATGTCTCTTGGTAATTACTACAGTGCTTTTGAGCTTTTACACAAAAGTCTTGAAATTGATGAAAGCTCTCACGACCCATGGCGGAAGAAAAACAGGATCTTTTCCAATCTTTCTCAGCTTTATTTAGCCGTTGGGCAATATGAAAAAGCCATGGAATACATTGAAAATGCACTGGAACTCTCCGAACAAGAGCATGATATGGAAGGTAAGGCGAGATGTTTAAATGCAAAAGGGGCAATATTATATAACATGGATAATGTTATAGATGCAGCAAGCTTGCTTCTGGAGGCGTTAAACCTATCAATAAATGAACTACACGACAAACACTTTCAAGGGCTTGTTTTAGGTAATCTGGCTTTTGTTTATTATTCGTTGGCTGATATTCAAAAGGCTGAAAAGTATCTTGGAGAAGCTTATGGGTTATCCGTATCAATAGGGGGCAAGTCAGAGGAGAAAAATATTCTTACCACCATGGCTATGGTGGAAATCGAAAAAGGCGATGTTAGTAAAGCCATGGAGTATGCGCGATCTACACTGGCTATAAGTACCGATATATATGATATAGAAGGACAAGCGGTAGCGAACTTTATTATTGGTAGTATAGAGAATTATTCTTACGGTAACTTCGCTAATGCATATACCTACTATAAAGAAGCCCTTTCTCTTTCTGAAACGTTAAGGAAAAATCTCGTCCTTGATGAATTTAAGATAACCTTTGCCGGCAACTATGCAAGCATGTACCAGCAGATGATATTACTATGCATGAAAATAGGAAACATGGGTGACGCATTCGAGTATATAGAGCGTTCAAAATCGAGGGCACTTGTCGACATGCTTTCTCCAGCTACTGATAACATATACTCACAAGTTTCATCTGCCAAAGCCTTGCAAGAGATAAATGTCTTGAAAGAGAAGTTAGGCTTTTTAAAAGATCAATTGAGGAGCCGGCGCCTAATGTTGAACGAACAAACGGTAGATAAGAGACAAGAAGGTATTGATGGATCTATAAAGGTGGAATTAATCGGGTTGGAGAAAGAATACAAAAAGACCCTTGAAGATCTTAAAATGAAGGACCGTGATCAAGCATCCTTGCTGTCTATAGATGTCGTTACCTTGAAGGAGTTTCAGGAGACCTTAAATAAGGATACCCTATGCCTTGAATTTTGTTACACTGGTACGGAAGTGATTATCATCGCCATAAGGAAAGATGAGCCACCTCTTCCTGTTAGGATCCCTTTTGATGAAACGTTGGATCTCGAAAAACTCTATAATCTCCTCTCTGCTCTCTCAGATAGCAGCACAGATACACGATCACATGAGTATATAAGGAATGCAAAGCAGTCACTTTCTTATTTCTATGAATTGCTTATTCAGCCTCTTACAGATATTTTGACTAACATAAAGCATATTATTATTGTTCCGCATTACTTTTTGCATTACCTCCCTTTTCACGCTTTGTATGATAATGCAAATAAGCAATATCTTATAGATAAATTCAGCATATCCTATGCACCAAGTGCAACTGCCCTTTATTTCTCACACAAGAAGGACCGCAGAAAGTATGAGAATGCCCTTATACTTGCCAATCCTTCCAATGATCTTCTTTATGCCGAAGAAGAGGGTGAAAAGATTAAATCCGTATTTAAAGAACAAGGGCATCTTTTCACAAAGGAGCAGGCTTCTTTTGATAATCTCCTTGGCTTCCAGGAAGCAGACGTTGTTCACCTTGCCTGCCACGGCTATTTCAGGGCGGATGAGCCTATTTTCTCATCTATTGTGCTTTCAGATACTGACGGTAAAGAGCGGCCGTACTTTTTGACTGACATCTTCAACCTAAAGTTGAAAGCGTCGCTCGTCACCCTGAGTGCATGTGAGACTGGACTGAGCCAATTTACAACGGGTGATGAGCTTATAGGTATGTCAAGGGCGTTTTTCTATGCAGGCGCACCGGCATTACTGACAAGTTTATGGACGGTCAACGATCGATCAACGGCGCTATTAATGGATGGGTTTTATGAGAGATTGATTTGTAAGAAAGAGACTAAATCAGAGGCTTTGAAAGGGGCCATTCGAGATCTTAAAGCTATACCGGAATATAATCACCCCTATTTCTGGGCACCGTTTTTTCTGTCAGGAGATTGGCAATGA
- a CDS encoding zinc ribbon domain-containing protein, with protein MDQDKKVEKKKEQIKPSFIEEETEGKECPHCHNVNEHEAKFCAECGHDFQTERICKYCGMNVQPGIDRCNYCGEWLLEGVCKFCGAEIEERQTFCGVCGNLLTGINCPQCGALSNFDFCPRCNIPLTPKAESIYEEIKVTIEETKEVKLFDNTSFKQVGEDSSGKKEILKLKTYLEKVNAKVKKKKAFIPLFSEMQKESIKKLDQKANNEIERQKEEKRKQEEEKRKKEEEERRVLLENSFVECRNEGTIYLSEDKVAITVTDENCALDDAFWLYVNNKKIGLVNHPQGGSTSYEVDFEKGINKVELRFAHD; from the coding sequence ATGGATCAAGATAAAAAAGTGGAAAAAAAGAAAGAACAAATCAAACCGTCTTTTATTGAAGAAGAAACAGAAGGCAAAGAATGTCCTCATTGCCATAATGTAAATGAGCATGAGGCAAAATTCTGTGCTGAATGTGGGCATGATTTCCAGACAGAAAGAATATGTAAATATTGTGGTATGAATGTACAACCAGGTATAGACCGATGTAATTATTGTGGAGAATGGCTATTAGAGGGAGTATGCAAATTTTGTGGTGCTGAAATAGAAGAAAGACAAACCTTTTGTGGAGTATGCGGTAATCTTTTAACAGGTATAAATTGTCCTCAATGTGGCGCATTGAGCAATTTTGACTTCTGTCCTCGATGTAATATACCCCTTACGCCAAAGGCAGAGAGTATATATGAAGAAATAAAAGTTACAATAGAAGAAACAAAAGAAGTGAAACTTTTCGATAATACTTCATTTAAACAAGTAGGGGAAGATTCTTCAGGGAAAAAAGAAATACTTAAACTAAAAACATATCTTGAAAAAGTGAATGCTAAAGTGAAGAAAAAGAAAGCTTTCATACCATTATTTTCGGAGATGCAAAAAGAGAGCATCAAAAAATTAGACCAAAAAGCAAACAATGAAATTGAACGACAAAAAGAAGAAAAACGAAAACAAGAGGAAGAGAAAAGAAAAAAAGAAGAAGAAGAGAGAAGAGTGCTTCTTGAAAATTCCTTTGTGGAATGCAGAAATGAGGGGACTATTTATTTATCAGAAGATAAAGTAGCGATTACCGTAACAGATGAAAATTGTGCGTTAGATGATGCTTTTTGGTTGTATGTTAATAATAAAAAAATAGGTTTGGTAAATCATCCACAGGGGGGCTCAACATCTTATGAAGTAGATTTTGAGAAAGGTATAAATAAAGTAGAACTCAGATTTGCTCATGAT
- a CDS encoding DUF5685 family protein, which yields MFGFLTLGKEADKTVQAVYNQHFCGLCSALSEDYGMFARMFTNYDATLIYLLSVSQVEKEITSKRVRCPIHFSRRDVILIPELAKFSSAISIELVYEKMLDDEYDEKKRYPTILKKYITKRHAKAKEALTELRFDTNLIGKLMRQQRELEKTNELTIRSLCEPTALMMKYIFGHTDQLTNPTNTVCLEKTGYAIGQLIYLMDSITDYTEDIKFGKFNALFACYPDYTKANGSNKMPCYLPDEIEEIISNCFKEIENGLKDATFYHFKGLIDNILVSSLSDRFTHILSDPVEQKDSAYSSSIISEFPIYASCIPFIPEKAFASNGANPSGGCLGSLIMLAIIIFSLRFMLKGCTSGNVCGDSKPDKIQVNQACGGNKTYYKHSDGKYRENPSSSCC from the coding sequence ATGTTTGGGTTTCTTACATTAGGGAAAGAAGCAGACAAGACTGTACAGGCTGTGTATAACCAGCATTTCTGTGGACTGTGCAGCGCTTTGTCAGAAGACTACGGCATGTTTGCGCGCATGTTCACGAATTATGATGCTACCCTGATTTACCTATTATCTGTATCTCAGGTTGAAAAAGAGATAACGAGCAAAAGGGTAAGGTGTCCCATCCATTTTAGTAGAAGGGATGTTATTCTGATACCTGAACTGGCGAAGTTTTCCTCAGCAATCAGCATTGAACTTGTTTATGAAAAAATGCTTGATGATGAGTATGATGAGAAAAAACGGTATCCTACTATTCTGAAAAAATATATTACAAAAAGACATGCAAAAGCAAAAGAGGCATTGACAGAACTTAGATTTGATACCAACTTGATCGGTAAACTTATGAGACAGCAAAGAGAACTCGAGAAAACAAACGAATTAACGATAAGAAGTCTATGTGAACCGACTGCTCTTATGATGAAATATATTTTCGGTCATACTGATCAATTGACTAATCCGACGAATACAGTATGCTTAGAAAAAACAGGATATGCTATAGGCCAGCTCATTTATTTAATGGATAGTATAACCGATTATACCGAGGACATTAAATTTGGTAAATTCAATGCACTATTTGCGTGTTATCCCGATTATACAAAGGCTAATGGTTCAAATAAAATGCCCTGTTATTTGCCTGATGAGATTGAAGAAATCATTTCGAACTGCTTTAAGGAAATTGAAAATGGTCTGAAGGATGCTACGTTTTATCATTTCAAAGGACTTATCGATAATATACTTGTGTCAAGTTTGTCAGATAGATTCACACATATCCTTTCAGATCCTGTCGAACAAAAAGACTCGGCGTACAGTTCATCAATAATAAGCGAATTTCCTATCTATGCTTCCTGTATACCGTTTATACCAGAAAAAGCCTTTGCATCCAACGGGGCTAATCCATCCGGCGGCTGTCTTGGCTCTCTTATTATGCTAGCAATAATAATTTTCTCACTCCGTTTCATGCTTAAAGGATGCACAAGTGGGAATGTGTGCGGAGATTCAAAGCCTGATAAGATTCAAGTTAACCAAGCGTGTGGCGGTAATAAGACCTATTATAAACACAGTGATGGCAAATACCGTGAAAACCCGTCATCGTCTTGTTGTTAG
- a CDS encoding DUF4177 domain-containing protein, with protein MVQYKCVPAPKRLVINKQGNYDDAIRSFADLINQEAKEGWKFHSMENIGVTQKSGCIGGLIATLFGRKSVTTYYFNMLIFMKD; from the coding sequence ATGGTTCAGTATAAGTGTGTTCCCGCACCAAAAAGGTTGGTTATTAACAAACAGGGAAATTACGATGATGCAATTCGCTCCTTTGCGGATCTCATCAACCAGGAGGCAAAAGAAGGATGGAAGTTTCATTCAATGGAGAATATTGGAGTTACTCAAAAATCAGGCTGCATAGGTGGGTTGATAGCAACATTGTTTGGCAGAAAATCAGTGACGACATATTACTTCAACATGTTAATTTTTATGAAAGATTGA